From a single Phragmites australis chromosome 7, lpPhrAust1.1, whole genome shotgun sequence genomic region:
- the LOC133924949 gene encoding serine/threonine-protein kinase CTR1-like isoform X2, producing MPQRRRALNPTLPAPVPVPVPASAFQLAADEDSRLPLLADYALFQPISVDAPAAPASAEWSGGSAFTATSDAATTTASSSATAPGSSLVAAGRGSDTWVRRAREGYYLQLSLAIRLTSQAFLAGAPAPPELLLRCAPGDANHHASGDPEAVSYRLWVNGCLSWGDTIAHGFYNIMGIDAHLWAMCNAAEEGRRLPTLAALRAVDASQSSLEVVLVDKCADSVLLDLERRALDLVRELGVTTDLVRRLAVLVSDHMGGALRSEDGDLYMRWKAVSKQLRKRQNCVVVPIGGLSIGFCRHRAILFKELADFIGLPCRIAQGCKYCSAPHRSSCLVKIDSEGRYVREYVVDLVVEPGTISNPDSSINGQLLSSVPSPFKTLCTAGSANYATPIAAWNQATANDRRTRVLSNSQCSVARCSVVEEKNSVQAANKEGLLPKCGQITQNGHCNGISTLEVSAQLKVMGIGAENGNKENVPGATLPKRLSIEPSFAVDWLEIPWEELELKERVGAGSFGTVYRADWHGSDVAVKVLTDQDVGETQLKEFLREIAIMKRVRHPNVVLFMGAVTKCSHLSIVTEYLPRGSLFRLINKASTGEMLDLKRRLRMALDVAKGINYLHCLNPPIVHWDLKTPNMLVDRNWSVKI from the exons ATGCCGCAGCGCCGCCGAGCCCTTAACCCGACGCTCCCTGCTCCCGTTCCCGTTCCCGTTCCCGCGTCCGCCTTCCAactcgccgccgacgaggaCTCGCGGCTGCCGCTCCTCGCCGACTACGCGCTGTTTCAGCCCATCTCCGTCGACGCGCCCGCGGCCCCGGCGTCGGCCGAGTGGAGCGGCGGCAGCGCCTTCACCGCCACCTCTGACGCCGCCACCACTACCGCCTCGTCCTCCGCCACGGCGCCGGGCTCCTCCCTGGTCGCCGCCGGCCGCGGGAGTGACACGTGGGTCCGCCGCGCCAGGGAGGGGTACTACCTCCAACTCTCCCTCGCCATCCGCCTCACCTCTCAGGCCTTCCTCGCCGGCGCCCCTGCCCCGCCCGAGCTCCTCCTCCGCTGCGCCCCTGGGGATGCCAACCATCACGCCTCCGGTGATCCGGAGGCCGTCTCCTACCGGCTTTGG GTGAACGGGTGCCTGTCGTGGGGCGACACGATCGCGCACGGGTTCTACAACATCATGGGCATCGACGCGCACCTGTGGGCCATGTGCAACGCCGCGGAGGAGGGCCGCCGGCTGCCGACGCTGGCGGCGCTACGGGCGGTGGACGCCAGCCAGTCATCGCTGGAGGTGGTGCTCGTCGACAAGTGCGCCGACTCAGTGCTCCTCGACCTCGAGCGCCGCGCGCTTGACCTCGTCCGCGAGCTCGGCGTCACGACCGACCTCGTCCGCCGTCTCGCCGTCCTCGTCTCCGACCACATGGG gGGCGCGTTGAGATCGGAGGACGGGGACCTGTACATGCGGTGGAAGGCGGTGAGCAAGCAGCTGAGGAAGCGACAGAATTGCGTCGTCGTCCCCATTGGCGGCCTGTCTATCGGCTTCTGCCGGCACCGCGCCATTCTTTTCAAG GAACTGGCAGATTTCATCGGCCTGCCATGCCGGATCGCTCAAGGTTGCAAGTACTGCTCTGCACCTCATCGATCCTCTTGCCTTGTCAAGATCGACAGCGAGGGAAGATATGTAAG GGAATATGTCGTGGACCTCGTAGTTGAGCCGGGAACCATAAGCAACCCAGACTCATCCATCAACGGGCAGCTGCTCTCCTCCGTGCCTTCACCTTTCAAGACTTTGTGTACAGCAGGCTCAGCAAACTATGCAACACCAATTGCTGCTTGGAATCAAGCGACAGCCAACGACCGACGCACCAGGGTACTATCAAACTCCCAGTGTTCAG TTGCTAGGTGCTCCGTTGTGGAGGAGAAAAACTCTGTTCAGGCAGCCAACAAAGAAGGCTTGCTGCCGAAATGCGGTCAGATCACGCAGAATGGTCACTGTAACGGCATATCAACGCTGGAAGTGTCGGCGCAATTGAAGGTGATGGGCATCGGTGCTGAGAACGGCAATAAGGAGAACGTTCCGGGTGCTACGCTTCCGAAACGCCTGAGCATTGAGCCATCTTTCGCCGTGGATTGGCTCGAGATTCCGTGGGAGGAGCTCGAGCTCAAGGAACGCGTAGGCGCCG GTTCTTTTGGTACCGTTTATCGCGCTGACTGGCACGGTTCT GATGTTGCGGTAAAGGTTCTTACAGACCAGGATGTCGGCGAAACGCAGCTGAAGGAATTCCTCAGAGAG ATTGCTATCATGAAACGAGTCCGCCATCCGAATGTGGTATTGTTCATGGGCGCGGTGACAAAATGTTCGCATTTGTCAATAGTTACAGAGTATCTGCCCAG AGGGAGCCTCTTCCGTCTCATTAACAAGGCATCTACCGGAGAAATGCTGGATCTAAAGCGCCGTTTGCGCATGGCGCTAGATGTT GCAAAAGGCATCAACTATCTCCACTGCCTGAATCCTCCTATTGTGCATTGGGATCTGAAGACTCCAAACATGCTGGTCGACAGGAACTGGTCCGTGAAG ATTTAA
- the LOC133924949 gene encoding serine/threonine-protein kinase CTR1-like isoform X1, protein MPQRRRALNPTLPAPVPVPVPASAFQLAADEDSRLPLLADYALFQPISVDAPAAPASAEWSGGSAFTATSDAATTTASSSATAPGSSLVAAGRGSDTWVRRAREGYYLQLSLAIRLTSQAFLAGAPAPPELLLRCAPGDANHHASGDPEAVSYRLWVNGCLSWGDTIAHGFYNIMGIDAHLWAMCNAAEEGRRLPTLAALRAVDASQSSLEVVLVDKCADSVLLDLERRALDLVRELGVTTDLVRRLAVLVSDHMGGALRSEDGDLYMRWKAVSKQLRKRQNCVVVPIGGLSIGFCRHRAILFKELADFIGLPCRIAQGCKYCSAPHRSSCLVKIDSEGRYVREYVVDLVVEPGTISNPDSSINGQLLSSVPSPFKTLCTAGSANYATPIAAWNQATANDRRTRVLSNSQCSVARCSVVEEKNSVQAANKEGLLPKCGQITQNGHCNGISTLEVSAQLKVMGIGAENGNKENVPGATLPKRLSIEPSFAVDWLEIPWEELELKERVGAGSFGTVYRADWHGSDVAVKVLTDQDVGETQLKEFLREIAIMKRVRHPNVVLFMGAVTKCSHLSIVTEYLPRGSLFRLINKASTGEMLDLKRRLRMALDVAKGINYLHCLNPPIVHWDLKTPNMLVDRNWSVKVGDFGLSRFKANTFISSKSVAGTPEWMAPEFLRGEPSNEKCDVYSFGVILWELLTMQQPWSGLGPAQVVGAVAFQNRRLPIPKDTNPELAALVESCWDDDPRQRPSFSSIVDTLKKLLKAMLVGS, encoded by the exons ATGCCGCAGCGCCGCCGAGCCCTTAACCCGACGCTCCCTGCTCCCGTTCCCGTTCCCGTTCCCGCGTCCGCCTTCCAactcgccgccgacgaggaCTCGCGGCTGCCGCTCCTCGCCGACTACGCGCTGTTTCAGCCCATCTCCGTCGACGCGCCCGCGGCCCCGGCGTCGGCCGAGTGGAGCGGCGGCAGCGCCTTCACCGCCACCTCTGACGCCGCCACCACTACCGCCTCGTCCTCCGCCACGGCGCCGGGCTCCTCCCTGGTCGCCGCCGGCCGCGGGAGTGACACGTGGGTCCGCCGCGCCAGGGAGGGGTACTACCTCCAACTCTCCCTCGCCATCCGCCTCACCTCTCAGGCCTTCCTCGCCGGCGCCCCTGCCCCGCCCGAGCTCCTCCTCCGCTGCGCCCCTGGGGATGCCAACCATCACGCCTCCGGTGATCCGGAGGCCGTCTCCTACCGGCTTTGG GTGAACGGGTGCCTGTCGTGGGGCGACACGATCGCGCACGGGTTCTACAACATCATGGGCATCGACGCGCACCTGTGGGCCATGTGCAACGCCGCGGAGGAGGGCCGCCGGCTGCCGACGCTGGCGGCGCTACGGGCGGTGGACGCCAGCCAGTCATCGCTGGAGGTGGTGCTCGTCGACAAGTGCGCCGACTCAGTGCTCCTCGACCTCGAGCGCCGCGCGCTTGACCTCGTCCGCGAGCTCGGCGTCACGACCGACCTCGTCCGCCGTCTCGCCGTCCTCGTCTCCGACCACATGGG gGGCGCGTTGAGATCGGAGGACGGGGACCTGTACATGCGGTGGAAGGCGGTGAGCAAGCAGCTGAGGAAGCGACAGAATTGCGTCGTCGTCCCCATTGGCGGCCTGTCTATCGGCTTCTGCCGGCACCGCGCCATTCTTTTCAAG GAACTGGCAGATTTCATCGGCCTGCCATGCCGGATCGCTCAAGGTTGCAAGTACTGCTCTGCACCTCATCGATCCTCTTGCCTTGTCAAGATCGACAGCGAGGGAAGATATGTAAG GGAATATGTCGTGGACCTCGTAGTTGAGCCGGGAACCATAAGCAACCCAGACTCATCCATCAACGGGCAGCTGCTCTCCTCCGTGCCTTCACCTTTCAAGACTTTGTGTACAGCAGGCTCAGCAAACTATGCAACACCAATTGCTGCTTGGAATCAAGCGACAGCCAACGACCGACGCACCAGGGTACTATCAAACTCCCAGTGTTCAG TTGCTAGGTGCTCCGTTGTGGAGGAGAAAAACTCTGTTCAGGCAGCCAACAAAGAAGGCTTGCTGCCGAAATGCGGTCAGATCACGCAGAATGGTCACTGTAACGGCATATCAACGCTGGAAGTGTCGGCGCAATTGAAGGTGATGGGCATCGGTGCTGAGAACGGCAATAAGGAGAACGTTCCGGGTGCTACGCTTCCGAAACGCCTGAGCATTGAGCCATCTTTCGCCGTGGATTGGCTCGAGATTCCGTGGGAGGAGCTCGAGCTCAAGGAACGCGTAGGCGCCG GTTCTTTTGGTACCGTTTATCGCGCTGACTGGCACGGTTCT GATGTTGCGGTAAAGGTTCTTACAGACCAGGATGTCGGCGAAACGCAGCTGAAGGAATTCCTCAGAGAG ATTGCTATCATGAAACGAGTCCGCCATCCGAATGTGGTATTGTTCATGGGCGCGGTGACAAAATGTTCGCATTTGTCAATAGTTACAGAGTATCTGCCCAG AGGGAGCCTCTTCCGTCTCATTAACAAGGCATCTACCGGAGAAATGCTGGATCTAAAGCGCCGTTTGCGCATGGCGCTAGATGTT GCAAAAGGCATCAACTATCTCCACTGCCTGAATCCTCCTATTGTGCATTGGGATCTGAAGACTCCAAACATGCTGGTCGACAGGAACTGGTCCGTGAAG GTAGGTGACTTTGGCTTGTCCAGATTTAAGGCGAACACCTTCATATCGTCCAAATCAGTCGCGGGAACA CCAGAATGGATGGCACCAGAGTTTCTCCGTGGTGAGCCATCCAACGAGAAGTGTGATGTGTATAGCTTCGGTGTGATCTTGTGGGAGCTCCTGACGATGCAGCAACCATGGAGTGGCCTAGGCCCTGCGCAG GTAGTAGGAGCTGTTGCATTTCAGAACAGAAGGCTTCCGATTCCAAAAGATACCAATCCAGAACTTGCTGCTCTTGTAGAATCCTGCTGGGATGA tgaTCCAAGGCAGCGGCCTTCGTTTTCGAGCATTGTGGATACGCTGAAGAAGTTGCTCAAGGCGATGCTTGTAGGTTCATGA